A part of Xenopus tropicalis strain Nigerian chromosome 4, UCB_Xtro_10.0, whole genome shotgun sequence genomic DNA contains:
- the apobec4 gene encoding putative C->U-editing enzyme APOBEC-4 produces MENVFQEFAGYHGTLVKPYYWLEPNQTCTKCPYHIKTGEESRVTYGEFYEAFGFPYGPTMPENKQLIFYEVKDFSGTNIQKGQVTNCISSNIHAESILFEDSGYLDALLYHHGSVGYITLYANYTPCNEYGHYCISKMYNFLLKYEDTRLDIYFSQLYHVEEDSPAAAWNRQALRSLASLWPRVTVNPLSDGIWQTLLYNFAKGVSLSAFYEPILPARASADSSNASTIHLITGFKPYFVEVSPISKPQEPRNHHESGMLKTHSNMVPKHLSGNSQYSAFPGPQTSIIPFPVPRFQLQQAAMSKPRNVVRHLKMPGQVDNEFDVGSFIPNAKEINEVVITEKVVTDKDKEEKGNSRKKKKAK; encoded by the coding sequence ATGGAGAACGTTTTTCAGGAGTTTGCTGGATACCATGGGACACTGGTCAAACCTTATTACTGGTTAGAGCCAAACCAGACTTGCACAAAATGCCCCTATCATATAAAAACTGGGGAAGAATCTCGTGTCACTTATGGAGAATTTTATGAGGCATTTGGGTTTCCGTATGGCCCGACAATGCCTGAGAACAAACAATTAATCTTTTATGAAGTTAAGGATTTTTCTGGaacaaacatacagaaaggtCAAGTGACAAACTGTATTAGTTCCAACATCCATGCAGAATCCATCTTGTTTGAGGACAGTGGTTACCTGGATGCTCTACTTTACCACCATGGTTCTGTGGGCTACATAACCCTCTATGCCAACTACACGCCTTGCAATGAGTATGGCCATTACTGTATTAGCAAAATGTATAACTTCTTGCTTAAGTACGAGGACACTAGGCTGGATATCTATTTCTCCCAGCTGTACCATGTTGAAGAGGATTCCCCGGCAGCTGCTTGGAACAGACAAGCACTGAGGAGCCTTGCTAGTCTTTGGCCGCGAGTGACAGTTAATCCATTAAGTGATGGAATCTGGCAAACTCTTCTTTACAATTTTGCAAAAGGAGTTTCATTGTCAGCATTTTATGAACCAATTTTGCCTGCCAGGGCATCAGCTGACAGCTCCAATGCTTCTACGATTCATCTTATTACAGGCTTTAAACCTTATTTTGTGGAAGTTTCACCAATATCTAAACCACAAGAACCCAGAAACCATCACGAGTCTGGGATGCTGAAAACACACTCAAACATGGTTCCAAAACATCTTAGTGGTAATTCTCAATATTCTGCATTTCCCGGGCCCCAGACATCAATTATTCCTTTTCCAGTGCCGAGATTCCAACTCCAGCAAGCAGCCATGTCTAAACCTAGGAATGTGGTTAGACATTTAAAAATGCCAGGGCAGGTGGATAACGAATTTGATGTAGGTTCATTTATACCAAACGCTAAGGAAATTAATGAAGTAGTAATCACAGAGAAAGTGGTAACAGATAAAGACAAGGAAGAGAAAGGAAAcagtagaaagaaaaagaaagccaaATAG